In Williamwhitmania sp., the genomic stretch TGGCAATGGTAATTTTCGTTGAAAGCATTAAAATCTTTTTAACCGAGCAAAGGTAACTAAAATAGTAGGGGAAGCGGGATGAACGTAGGGAAAAAGAGGAAGGAAAATGATTGCAATCGATTGTTCATCACCATCAACCAAATAAATATTAGGGCATTAACCTTTACTGGTTAAATCAATCGAAACAGAAAACACATTAGAAGCGCCGCTAATGTGATAGGTAGATCGCGCATAGTTGAACATTAAACGGCGAATTTTGAGGCCAAAGCCCCAGCTGAATCCAACCATGGCCGGTTTATCCACAACCTTCAGCTCATTTCGACGACGAAAGGAGTATCCACCACGCAGGTAAAAGCCACGAAGCGGATTAAACTCGATACCGGCAATGGTGTGCGAAAGTATTTCGTTTCCAAAATGCGAAAGTGACGATTGCGAGCTGGACGACGCTTGGTCGGTGGCAAATGGATCGTTGTTGGTGGTTGGACGCTTATAGAACACATTAATATCCTGCAGCTGCTCAAAAGTTGTCACTATTCGAAAGGGGGCATGCCGCAGCTTCAGCGAAAAACCGGCAAGAATTTCAAAAGGTAAAGGCTCGTGGGAGCCTGCATACGTTTTTAGCTGGGTTCCAAAGTTGCGAAACATAGCCGTTGCAGCAAACAGGCTATCGGCGGAGTGGTAGGTAAAGCCCATATCGAAAGCAAACCCGTAGGAAACATAGCTCTCCATAGCAGAGTAAACAGGCTTAAACGAGGCACCCATCTGCACCCTAGGTGAGAGTGCGCGAGCCAAAGAAACATTCATATTGTATTCCGAAGCCCTGAATGTTCCGGTAATATTTCCCAGCTCGTCTGCTGCTTGAAAGCTACCATAGTTAATGCCAGACAGGCCAAAAGCCATAGTGCCAAATTTTCCAAAATCACGAACTAGGCCGATACTCCCATACTTAATATCGGCATAGTAACTAATAAAGGCAAGGGTGGCTTGCTTATTCATTGAAGCAGTGAGGAGCGAAGGACTTTGAAGAACAAGACCAGCATCGTTGTCCCAAAGTCCGATGGCTTCGCCACCCAAAGCCGAAGCACGAGCAGAAACCGGAAGGCGAAGAAAGGAGTACGTGCTCTCCCCTGCCGACTGGGCCTTAAGTCCAGTGGCGTAAAGCACAAGTATTATAAACGCAAAGGTTAGTTTTTGCTTCATGCTATATAAAGAGCTCGTAAAGTTAAAAATTTATGTATTGCCTCCTAGCCATGCGGTTATGTTGTTTAACGGAGCAAACACCACTTTATTTCAAGTAGACAACTGGTAATAGCGCCATCATCAATCCTTAAATTTAAACATATCTGGTGGAACTATATCAGCTTCAGATTAGGTACAAATCGGTTAAGACTTCACATAAAGGTAAGATGCTAGCCAAATAATTTGTTACTTTACACTTCGAATTTAGAGCAGAGTGATGGTAGTTAAGGAGAAGATTTTATTTGTAGTAAATCCCGTTTCAGGAACTGGTAAAAGAGAAAAAGCACTAAAACTCATAAAAGAGAAGCTATCTCCCAACTATGATGCCAAGATTGTAATAACCAAGTTTGCAGGTGAGGCAACAGAAATAGCCATACGATACCATCAAAAAGGCTTCAACAAGGTGATTGCCGTAGGAGGAGATGGAACAGTAAATGAGGTGGCCAAAGGAGTTTCTGGGACTAACATGGCAATGGGCATTATTCCTACCGGATCGGGAAATGGCCTTGCACGGCACCTCCACATCCCAATGAATATCTCAAAGGCAATTGAGGTAATTAATAGGGGAAACGTTACAGATATTGACCACGGCACCATTAACGATACGATGTTTTTCTGCACTTCCGGTGTGGGCTTCGACGCTCTTATTGGCAACAAGTTTGCCGAGGCCGGAACGCGAGGTCTTACCACCTATGCAAAAACCACCATTAGGGAATACTTTACCTTTAAACCGCAGCACTACACCCTAGACATAGACGGTAAAATATATGAGCGCGACTCATTCATGATAACCTTTGCCAATGCCTCTCAGTATGGCAACAACGCTTACATTGCGCCTCATGCCGACATTGCCGATGGATTGATCGACGTAGTTATTGTAAAACGCTTTCCGCTTTATAAGTCCCCTCGGTTTGCCTACCAAATGTTCACTAAAAAGATGAACAGGTCACCATACGTGGAGACATTCCGCGCCAAAAACATAACCCTTAATCGTAAGGAAGCCGGATATGTTCATTTCGATGGCGAACCGGGAACGATGGGCGCCATGCTAAAGATTGCTGCGGTTCATGCAGCGCTTAAGGTTATTATTCCCTAAACCAGGTCAGGGTGCTGCTTCATGCGCTCCACAATCCGATAGACTGCCGGACAAACATAGGTATTCTTCAAGGTAAGGTTTAGTAACTGCTCAAACTTGCGCCTGTCGGTATGCGGATACTCTCGACAAGCCTTTGGCCTATCCTCGTAAATGGAACAGTAGTTATCGGACATTAAGAACGGGCATGGCTGCTTCCTGAAAACATAATCACCATCGCTGTCGAGGTGAAGGTGACGGCTGATTAACTCCGAAGGGCTTATGCGCAACGAGCGAGCCATGCGGTCGATATCACGATCGGTAACAATGGGACTAATGCTCTTGCAGCAGTTGGCACAGTTCAAGCAATCAACCTCTTCAAAAACTTGATGATGTAACTCCTGCACAACCACATCGAGCTTAGCTGGTGGACGACGACGGAACTTTTGAAAGAACTGCTTCGTTTTTGGAGCCTCTCCTGCAGCTCGTTCCTTAAGACTTTCGAGCTCTTGCGCGGTTATATCCATTTCTGATTACGCCCTTTACCGATTTCACATGCTCACGGCTAAGCTGCGACAGCATCAGCCCACCAATCACCACCGACATTCCCACAAACTGCATTAGGGTGAGATGCTCGTGCAGCACAATAATTGCCAAAATAGTTGTAATTACAGGTATAGCATTGTTGAACACGGTGGCTTTGTTTATGCCCAAGCCCCGAATGCTATAGCTAAAAAGTAGGAAGGCTAGTGTGGAAGCAAAAATAGACATCAACAACACCAACATAATTGCCCTCCCGCTGATAGGGGTTATAAGGAAATGCCCTCCCTCAAAGAATATAAACAGTGGAAGAAAAAAGATGGCTCCAATGGTATTTTGGTAAGCTGTTATGGTAAACACGTTGTAACGGCTAGTAAGTGTTTTAATCACTGCCGAATACCCCATGGTTGAGGACACTGCAAGAAACATAAGCAACACCCCTGCCGGACGTGCCACCAGCTGGAAATCTTTATTTACAAGAACCAGCAGCACTCCAAAGATAGAGATAACTATTCCGGCAAAGCTGGCTCGTGTCAAGCGTTCTCTGTGAAAAACATAGGCGCTAATAGAAGTAAATAGAGGT encodes the following:
- the porQ gene encoding type IX secretion system protein PorQ, with amino-acid sequence MKQKLTFAFIILVLYATGLKAQSAGESTYSFLRLPVSARASALGGEAIGLWDNDAGLVLQSPSLLTASMNKQATLAFISYYADIKYGSIGLVRDFGKFGTMAFGLSGINYGSFQAADELGNITGTFRASEYNMNVSLARALSPRVQMGASFKPVYSAMESYVSYGFAFDMGFTYHSADSLFAATAMFRNFGTQLKTYAGSHEPLPFEILAGFSLKLRHAPFRIVTTFEQLQDINVFYKRPTTNNDPFATDQASSSSQSSLSHFGNEILSHTIAGIEFNPLRGFYLRGGYSFRRRNELKVVDKPAMVGFSWGFGLKIRRLMFNYARSTYHISGASNVFSVSIDLTSKG
- a CDS encoding diacylglycerol kinase family protein, which translates into the protein MVVKEKILFVVNPVSGTGKREKALKLIKEKLSPNYDAKIVITKFAGEATEIAIRYHQKGFNKVIAVGGDGTVNEVAKGVSGTNMAMGIIPTGSGNGLARHLHIPMNISKAIEVINRGNVTDIDHGTINDTMFFCTSGVGFDALIGNKFAEAGTRGLTTYAKTTIREYFTFKPQHYTLDIDGKIYERDSFMITFANASQYGNNAYIAPHADIADGLIDVVIVKRFPLYKSPRFAYQMFTKKMNRSPYVETFRAKNITLNRKEAGYVHFDGEPGTMGAMLKIAAVHAALKVIIP
- a CDS encoding YkgJ family cysteine cluster protein: MDITAQELESLKERAAGEAPKTKQFFQKFRRRPPAKLDVVVQELHHQVFEEVDCLNCANCCKSISPIVTDRDIDRMARSLRISPSELISRHLHLDSDGDYVFRKQPCPFLMSDNYCSIYEDRPKACREYPHTDRRKFEQLLNLTLKNTYVCPAVYRIVERMKQHPDLV
- a CDS encoding DMT family transporter, which encodes MKKCVDSPAFYFNSKMLKSKQFTVYIAVILAQVFWALTFIWYKQFYQEYGAYPITLVFFRLLISLLFLFPVSYFLGKLEKIKPGDLKLFIILAFFEPLMYFIGESIGVTMISSSVASVIISTIPLFTSISAYVFHRERLTRASFAGIVISIFGVLLVLVNKDFQLVARPAGVLLMFLAVSSTMGYSAVIKTLTSRYNVFTITAYQNTIGAIFFLPLFIFFEGGHFLITPISGRAIMLVLLMSIFASTLAFLLFSYSIRGLGINKATVFNNAIPVITTILAIIVLHEHLTLMQFVGMSVVIGGLMLSQLSREHVKSVKGVIRNGYNRARARKS